The following coding sequences are from one uncultured Desulfobacter sp. window:
- a CDS encoding LamG-like jellyroll fold domain-containing protein, whose product MRIFSKIFFAVILICLSNLMISPVVLADINDGLIAYYPFEGNALDASGNSYDGTVYGAILYSQGVKGLAADFNGINDSIETFSFDYEHRSISVWVNADDDYIETSTDQYADRRAFTMLSYELEYGGVILGFKNGSIRARAAQYPIYEQPSAINTWYHVVLIRNGEESKIYINGELVHTADSGRKETITAAANKNLIIGSGREIGSSYYGRYFDGLIDEVRIYNRALLESEVQQLYEGTEISLDDFQISLITSPQTVGTPFLVTLQALDNYGNNYDDFNGSVNLYSNAGDKSVSPTVVTLIDGKWSGNVTLNEAGSNLYLACTSGSVTGHSDKFDVGGLSSNLGNISGKIMNSGGALIQEDVEVTLTRNINEVVKNAIFSSGSYHFSDVESGYYILTADHPEALELFHCIVFIPSESRNITKDITIVFCNNCAEKTPVLLVPGIMGSASTNDGGWFPQLPVDSPDWDSDQLKIFDWWDTAGWDTLKEKLVENGYVKGCTYFEVPYDWRLDLDIAKDKYLKNWINKAKLISGKNKVNIIAHSMGGLLTRAYIQSFENELDIDIEKFAMVGTPNMGSANAYYIWEGGNPKLTDDIVIDIFTIYFYWNTTQENYELSNGNLDLWEYEKIWNYYTSGDPQGNKKLGVYGAKQLLPTYAFLGHENPKTLEKVKNDFLLSLNSDQNKYYMGIPGAGKIDTIIFCSRSKKTISTIGVGEPNPNNKFYLDGSPLRNRNDGGISSAQRPEGNGDGTVLETSADLPYQEGWAEKHIVSGAHAGLIGESADDLISFLNGTLVYSKSLPDIMPKSGLQTKGAENGLFISIKGRPQPYLIAPSGLGVGIEPTSNAMQNNIPDAEIYLNTASSYIEIKNVESGTYTLQLKNVYSEDYFLNVAVSGDIDQSTGKLHGFINGATVSLTIQVDLTSDERISILHEPNTIENLQTTPVGTTEILTQLAWNASEDQDVVHYNVYSKEPIEPYFKFLASTGNLFFDTTHPWVSNSTPNAQLYSITAVLADGTESFLSTTVTNNDQDGDGLTDVFEIDLNTAIDNPDSDGDGMTDGEEYYRGTNPIETDTDGDMFSDAIEEFFGSDPLSTSSIPPAGPDFEPDNDIDGYDISALAKQIQAEISQISIEDFASEFGSVY is encoded by the coding sequence ATGAGAATTTTTTCAAAAATATTCTTTGCAGTTATCCTGATTTGCCTATCAAATTTAATGATTTCCCCCGTTGTGTTGGCCGACATTAACGATGGACTCATTGCCTACTATCCATTTGAAGGAAATGCTTTAGATGCTAGTGGCAATTCATATGATGGGACCGTGTACGGTGCTATTCTATATTCTCAAGGGGTAAAAGGTTTAGCTGCTGACTTTAATGGAATAAATGATTCGATTGAGACTTTTTCCTTTGATTATGAACATAGATCCATTTCCGTTTGGGTTAATGCAGATGATGACTACATCGAAACTAGTACTGATCAATATGCTGACCGACGTGCATTCACTATGCTTTCTTATGAATTGGAATATGGGGGAGTTATTTTAGGTTTTAAAAATGGTAGCATTAGAGCGCGAGCAGCACAATATCCTATCTATGAACAGCCAAGTGCGATAAATACTTGGTACCATGTTGTCCTAATAAGGAACGGGGAAGAATCTAAGATCTATATAAACGGGGAATTAGTCCACACAGCAGACTCAGGAAGGAAAGAAACAATAACCGCCGCTGCAAATAAAAATCTTATAATAGGATCTGGACGAGAGATTGGAAGTAGCTACTACGGCAGATATTTTGATGGTTTGATAGATGAGGTAAGGATATACAACCGTGCCCTCTTAGAGTCTGAAGTCCAACAACTGTATGAAGGAACAGAAATTTCCTTAGACGACTTTCAAATATCTTTAATAACCTCACCCCAAACGGTCGGCACCCCTTTCCTGGTGACTTTACAGGCACTTGATAATTATGGGAACAACTATGATGATTTTAATGGAAGTGTGAATTTATACAGTAATGCTGGAGATAAATCAGTATCCCCAACTGTTGTTACTCTCATAGACGGAAAATGGAGTGGAAACGTCACCTTAAATGAAGCAGGCAGCAATTTATATTTGGCTTGTACCAGCGGTTCTGTGACGGGACACAGTGATAAATTTGATGTGGGTGGTTTATCAAGCAACCTTGGCAACATTAGTGGTAAGATCATGAATAGTGGTGGCGCGCTGATTCAGGAGGATGTAGAGGTCACATTAACAAGAAATATTAATGAAGTTGTTAAAAATGCAATCTTTAGTTCTGGTTCATATCATTTTTCAGATGTAGAGTCAGGATATTACATTTTAACCGCGGATCATCCAGAAGCATTAGAATTATTTCATTGTATAGTTTTCATCCCTTCTGAATCTCGAAACATAACGAAAGACATTACGATTGTTTTCTGTAATAACTGCGCAGAAAAAACACCAGTATTGCTTGTTCCAGGAATAATGGGTAGCGCATCTACAAACGATGGAGGCTGGTTCCCACAATTACCTGTAGATTCTCCTGATTGGGACAGCGACCAGCTAAAAATTTTTGATTGGTGGGATACAGCAGGTTGGGATACATTAAAAGAAAAGTTAGTAGAAAATGGCTATGTGAAAGGGTGTACTTATTTTGAGGTCCCTTATGACTGGAGACTTGATTTAGACATAGCGAAAGATAAATATCTAAAAAATTGGATTAATAAAGCAAAATTAATATCAGGGAAAAATAAAGTAAATATCATCGCTCACAGCATGGGGGGACTGTTAACGAGAGCATATATCCAAAGTTTTGAAAACGAACTTGATATAGACATTGAAAAATTTGCAATGGTGGGAACACCCAATATGGGGTCAGCAAATGCTTATTATATATGGGAAGGAGGAAATCCCAAGCTTACGGATGATATTGTGATAGATATATTTACGATTTATTTTTATTGGAATACAACTCAAGAGAATTATGAATTATCGAATGGTAATCTTGACTTATGGGAATATGAAAAAATCTGGAACTACTATACTTCGGGAGATCCTCAAGGGAATAAAAAGTTAGGTGTCTACGGTGCAAAGCAGTTACTTCCGACATATGCTTTCTTGGGACATGAAAATCCCAAAACGCTTGAGAAAGTTAAGAATGATTTTCTTCTAAGTTTAAATTCTGATCAGAACAAATACTACATGGGAATACCTGGCGCGGGTAAAATTGACACAATTATATTTTGTAGCAGATCCAAAAAAACAATTTCAACAATTGGGGTTGGAGAACCGAACCCCAATAATAAATTTTACCTTGATGGCAGTCCCCTTAGAAATAGGAACGATGGTGGAATAAGCAGCGCCCAACGTCCAGAGGGAAATGGGGATGGTACAGTACTAGAAACAAGTGCAGATTTGCCCTATCAAGAAGGTTGGGCTGAAAAGCATATAGTTTCGGGAGCACACGCGGGGTTAATTGGTGAAAGTGCGGATGATCTAATAAGCTTTTTAAATGGGACCCTTGTTTATTCAAAATCATTGCCAGACATTATGCCAAAATCAGGTTTGCAGACCAAAGGCGCTGAAAATGGCCTCTTTATTTCGATTAAGGGGCGCCCACAACCGTATTTGATAGCACCTTCAGGTTTAGGCGTTGGGATAGAGCCAACCTCAAATGCCATGCAAAACAATATTCCAGATGCAGAAATTTATTTGAATACTGCATCAAGCTATATTGAAATAAAAAATGTTGAATCAGGGACTTATACCTTACAATTGAAAAACGTCTATTCAGAAGACTATTTCTTGAATGTTGCTGTTTCCGGGGATATTGATCAGTCCACTGGCAAATTACATGGTTTTATCAATGGAGCCACTGTCTCGCTAACAATACAAGTCGATTTAACATCAGATGAAAGGATTTCCATCCTGCACGAACCAAATACAATAGAAAATCTTCAGACCACCCCTGTTGGTACAACAGAAATTTTAACACAGCTTGCTTGGAATGCTTCGGAAGATCAGGATGTCGTTCATTACAATGTCTACAGCAAAGAGCCCATAGAACCATATTTTAAATTTTTAGCCTCAACCGGAAATCTGTTTTTTGACACAACGCATCCCTGGGTAAGCAATTCAACCCCAAATGCCCAACTATACAGTATTACGGCAGTTCTTGCAGATGGTACAGAAAGCTTTTTGTCTACAACAGTGACGAATAATGATCAAGACGGTGATGGGCTCACCGATGTATTTGAGATAGATTTGAATACAGCCATTGATAATCCAGATTCTGATGGTGACGGCATGACTGATGGGGAGGAATATTACCGTGGCACAAATCCTATTGAGACAGACACTGATGGGGATATGTTTTCAGATGCTATCGAGGAATTTTTTGGTTCCGATCCTCTTAGCACATCATCAATACCCCCTGCAGGACCAGATTTTGAGCCAGATAATGATATTGACGGTTATGATATTTCTGCTTTAGCAAAACAAATCCAAGCAGAAATCAGCCAAATATCCATCGAAGACTTTGCCTCCGAATTTGGGAGTGTTTATTGA
- a CDS encoding ISKra4 family transposase, translating into MNPAVSLSAVEHLPSPVIDPGQKCYDDIVNFLNSKENHSVKLSDLEQELEKRGRELMRILLQEHLDKLGPSHCEEPVCGADGIVRPKVRPQDRKIETVFGTVSESRAGYGNKGVASLHPLDARLNLPPELYSLELRRRVAENASKSSFDETVETIKKTTGADIPKRQVEELTQRAARDFDAFYEIRQCSPADETVTGPILVITTDGKGVVMHEQDLREQTRKAARKRKPQMESRLSKGEKKNAKRMATVAAVYTIDTFKRTPQDLLPGNDKSNTKTSPHPEQKRVWASLEKSAEQVIASAFSEASHRDPNHEKHWVALVDGENQQLRILKRMAKRQNVALTIIVDIIHVIEYLWKAGRAFHPKSGPELEKWVQYRLAKVLDGKAGLMAGGMRRSATLKKFTDKQRKPVEACATYLKNKAPYLEYHHYLDLGLPIATGVIEGACRHLVKDRMDITGAKWRLSSAEAVLRLRALRSSNDFDEYWNFHEACEYERNHRALYQHGEVPATKLPKPSPKRRGHLKVIK; encoded by the coding sequence ATGAATCCAGCGGTTTCCCTTTCTGCTGTGGAGCATTTACCTTCCCCCGTCATTGATCCGGGGCAAAAATGCTATGATGATATTGTCAATTTTCTTAATTCCAAGGAGAATCATTCAGTGAAACTCAGTGATTTGGAACAAGAACTTGAAAAACGAGGACGTGAGCTGATGCGCATCCTGCTTCAGGAACATTTAGACAAGCTCGGTCCCAGTCATTGTGAAGAGCCGGTCTGTGGAGCCGATGGCATTGTTCGACCGAAAGTGAGGCCACAGGATCGAAAAATCGAAACCGTATTTGGAACGGTATCGGAAAGTCGTGCCGGATATGGAAACAAGGGCGTGGCAAGTTTGCACCCGTTGGATGCCCGATTGAATCTTCCCCCAGAACTTTATTCCCTCGAACTTCGTCGCCGTGTGGCTGAAAACGCTTCAAAGAGTTCTTTTGACGAGACTGTCGAAACGATCAAGAAAACCACTGGAGCCGATATTCCCAAACGTCAGGTAGAAGAGTTAACACAGCGAGCAGCTCGGGATTTTGACGCATTTTATGAAATACGGCAATGCAGCCCGGCGGATGAGACAGTTACTGGTCCAATACTGGTAATCACCACCGATGGTAAGGGCGTGGTAATGCATGAGCAGGACCTGCGGGAACAAACCCGGAAAGCTGCCCGGAAACGAAAGCCTCAGATGGAAAGCCGGCTATCCAAAGGGGAAAAGAAAAATGCCAAGCGAATGGCAACCGTTGCCGCTGTATATACTATAGATACGTTTAAACGTACGCCCCAAGACTTGCTTCCGGGGAATGACAAGTCGAATACAAAAACAAGCCCTCACCCGGAACAAAAGCGTGTATGGGCAAGCCTTGAAAAATCAGCCGAGCAGGTCATTGCATCGGCCTTTTCTGAGGCCTCCCACCGTGATCCCAACCACGAAAAACATTGGGTTGCCTTAGTGGACGGCGAAAATCAACAACTACGAATCCTGAAACGTATGGCCAAAAGACAAAATGTGGCCCTTACGATCATTGTTGATATTATTCATGTTATTGAATACCTCTGGAAAGCTGGCAGGGCATTTCATCCCAAATCCGGCCCGGAGCTTGAAAAATGGGTCCAGTACCGCTTGGCTAAAGTACTCGATGGCAAGGCCGGATTGATGGCAGGGGGGATGCGTAGAAGTGCTACATTAAAAAAATTTACAGACAAACAACGTAAACCTGTAGAAGCCTGCGCAACGTATTTGAAAAATAAAGCACCGTACCTTGAATACCATCATTATCTTGACCTTGGCCTCCCTATTGCCACAGGAGTTATTGAGGGCGCATGTCGTCATCTTGTAAAGGACCGAATGGATATAACTGGTGCCAAATGGCGGTTGTCCAGTGCTGAAGCAGTGTTGCGTCTGCGTGCCTTGCGGAGTAGTAACGATTTTGATGAGTATTGGAATTTTCATGAAGCCTGCGAATACGAACGTAATCACCGGGCTCTTTATCAACATGGTGAGGTTCCGGCTACAAAGCTACCAAAACCTTCACCGAAACGACGGGGGCATCTAAAAGTGATCAAGTAA
- the yidD gene encoding membrane protein insertion efficiency factor YidD translates to MFSQKIAVAVIAGFLLTGCSHHNSAAPKYTADPMSTLVHFYRGPLNHLAAVRRGTCPMYPSSSSYSLECIKKHGPIIGWVMTCDRLVRSGRDELHLSPWITINGRQFSYDPVEANDFWWFSSENEKSPEMNF, encoded by the coding sequence ATGTTTTCACAAAAAATTGCTGTCGCTGTCATAGCCGGCTTCCTGCTGACGGGATGCAGCCATCACAACAGCGCGGCCCCAAAATACACAGCCGATCCGATGTCCACCCTCGTGCATTTTTATCGCGGCCCGCTCAATCATCTCGCGGCTGTCCGGAGAGGAACCTGCCCCATGTACCCCAGCAGTTCCAGTTACAGCTTGGAATGTATCAAAAAACACGGCCCGATTATCGGCTGGGTCATGACATGCGACCGCCTGGTGCGATCCGGAAGGGATGAGTTGCACCTGTCACCCTGGATTACAATCAATGGCAGACAATTTAGTTACGACCCTGTAGAAGCCAATGATTTCTGGTGGTTCTCATCTGAAAATGAGAAGTCTCCAGAAATGAATTTTTAA
- a CDS encoding DUF6602 domain-containing protein has product MIRTIADLLNSFMNEESKKLDEYELNHGPTIGNMYEGLSKKILDKTIPESLGLRVVDGFIKNSLGNESGQIDCMLVKGEGEPIPYTESYKYDIKNVVAVFEVKKNLFSKDLVDSFEHTKMVSELFSQELFEGPDNGLINITPALKVFSKMTGIFAPEYDQRETLSPELQVIYHTLITEQLTPIRIVLGYGGYRKEKNLRKGLVDFYQDKRIGYGIPAFPHLITCNGISLVKLNGHPYFDSLQNGYWDFYGSSLSNPLIFLLELIWTKLSNEYNIRIPWGNDLEVETVKIFLSALPVVIGHPCYGNGGWKLKHTELSDDDLSNVPKSDIWEPIEISYVEFLIFERLCAKGTLSIEDLFLNEIIAQNGINKKDLIKQLIATHYVALKDDFLRLLGSHYECVKLPNDKYVIADNTDGKLTIYLQQFM; this is encoded by the coding sequence ATGATCAGGACCATTGCAGATCTTCTAAATTCATTTATGAACGAAGAATCAAAAAAATTAGATGAATATGAATTAAATCATGGTCCAACAATTGGAAATATGTATGAAGGATTGTCCAAAAAAATTTTAGACAAAACAATACCAGAATCTCTTGGATTAAGAGTAGTGGATGGATTTATCAAAAATAGCCTTGGGAATGAAAGTGGGCAAATAGATTGTATGTTAGTTAAGGGAGAAGGAGAGCCAATACCTTACACTGAATCGTATAAGTATGATATAAAAAATGTTGTTGCAGTTTTTGAAGTAAAAAAAAATCTGTTTTCAAAGGACTTGGTTGATTCTTTTGAACACACTAAAATGGTATCAGAATTATTTAGCCAGGAACTGTTTGAGGGACCAGATAATGGACTGATAAATATCACTCCAGCGCTAAAGGTTTTTTCAAAAATGACTGGTATTTTTGCTCCCGAGTATGACCAGAGAGAAACTCTTTCTCCTGAACTTCAAGTTATTTATCATACATTAATTACTGAGCAATTAACCCCAATCCGAATTGTTTTGGGGTATGGAGGATACCGTAAAGAAAAAAATCTAAGAAAAGGATTAGTAGATTTTTATCAAGATAAGAGGATAGGGTATGGAATACCTGCTTTCCCTCATTTGATAACTTGTAATGGGATCTCGTTAGTCAAACTGAATGGGCATCCATATTTTGATTCGTTACAAAATGGATATTGGGACTTTTATGGATCGTCATTATCTAATCCATTAATTTTTTTATTAGAATTGATTTGGACTAAACTTTCAAATGAATACAATATACGAATTCCATGGGGGAACGATTTGGAGGTCGAAACGGTGAAGATTTTTTTATCTGCACTTCCCGTGGTGATCGGTCATCCTTGTTATGGCAATGGTGGTTGGAAGTTAAAGCACACTGAGCTCTCAGATGACGATTTGAGTAACGTTCCCAAAAGTGATATTTGGGAACCCATAGAAATATCTTACGTAGAATTTTTAATTTTTGAGCGCCTTTGCGCTAAGGGAACGCTCAGTATAGAAGACCTTTTTTTAAATGAAATTATAGCTCAAAACGGAATCAATAAAAAGGATTTGATAAAACAACTTATCGCAACTCATTATGTGGCTTTGAAAGACGATTTTCTACGGCTTCTGGGGTCCCATTATGAATGTGTAAAATTGCCCAATGATAAATATGTTATTGCAGACAACACCGATGGTAAATTGACTATCTACCTGCAGCAATTCATGTAG
- a CDS encoding DUF4338 domain-containing protein: MQIKQQTFCGRKFTGKEIALIQEVVATCGGLSRRELAHTVCELLEWKRPNDRLKVRECSDFLELLEAKGALTLPEKKQQTKIVFHKSIPQTPCKQPHSTLRGSVEEFTPLEIQRVQNREQRDLFKELIGRHHYLGYAMPFGARLQYLIYVNRPHREIVGCIQFSSPAWRMRARDEWIGWTDERRKVALQKVVNNSRFLILAPIQNLASMILSCSLRELRDDWEQQYGLKPMLVETLVDRQQFHGGCYRASTWIELGKTTGRGRMDRFGKRHGADVKTILVYPLEKDAVHQLREGI, encoded by the coding sequence ATGCAAATCAAGCAACAAACCTTTTGTGGTCGAAAGTTTACCGGTAAAGAAATCGCATTAATCCAGGAAGTCGTTGCTACCTGTGGAGGCCTTAGCCGACGAGAACTGGCACATACCGTATGCGAACTTCTGGAATGGAAACGCCCTAATGATCGGCTAAAAGTCCGGGAATGTAGTGATTTTTTGGAGCTTTTAGAGGCCAAGGGAGCTCTAACCCTTCCTGAAAAGAAACAACAAACAAAGATCGTTTTTCACAAGAGTATTCCCCAAACACCCTGTAAGCAACCCCACAGCACTTTGCGTGGCAGCGTAGAAGAATTTACACCTCTTGAGATACAGCGGGTTCAGAATCGAGAGCAGAGGGATCTGTTTAAGGAACTCATCGGTCGCCATCATTACCTGGGATATGCAATGCCTTTTGGCGCCAGATTGCAGTATCTGATTTATGTAAACCGTCCCCATCGAGAAATTGTGGGGTGCATCCAGTTCTCAAGCCCTGCCTGGCGGATGCGTGCTCGCGATGAATGGATCGGTTGGACAGATGAAAGGCGTAAGGTCGCTCTACAAAAGGTGGTGAACAACAGCCGTTTTCTGATCCTTGCTCCCATCCAAAATTTAGCGAGCATGATACTGTCATGTAGTCTCCGGGAACTCAGAGATGATTGGGAACAGCAGTATGGTCTTAAACCCATGCTGGTAGAGACATTGGTGGATCGACAACAATTCCACGGTGGCTGTTATCGGGCATCGACCTGGATTGAGTTGGGGAAAACCACTGGTCGTGGGCGCATGGACCGATTCGGCAAACGTCATGGCGCTGATGTAAAAACCATATTAGTATATCCACTGGAAAAAGATGCTGTTCACCAACTCAGGGAGGGGATATGA
- a CDS encoding toll/interleukin-1 receptor domain-containing protein, producing the protein MRPKVFISHASEDKERFVTEFATRLRKNGVDAWLDKWEMLPGDILIDKIFEEGLKEAQAVIIVLSENSIKKPWVQEELNVSAVNRISKGTKIIPIVLDGCNVPEVLNSTLWESITNTNSYDTSFKRILSSIFGATDKPALGATPGHVQSRYNEIGGLTKADNLILKESCEYAVKNNKMFVDPEKIFGDGSKLGFSRDEIKDCIEILESNGYLEVSRTLGGGDGKYHCNYKITTFGFDQYAKAYIADYLEAIEKIVSAIVNEKIHNNFDLSSKFNQPLTMGAALLRHV; encoded by the coding sequence ATGCGGCCAAAAGTTTTTATAAGTCATGCAAGTGAAGATAAAGAGAGGTTTGTAACTGAATTTGCCACCAGACTTCGTAAAAATGGGGTCGACGCATGGCTTGATAAGTGGGAGATGTTACCAGGCGATATCTTGATAGATAAAATCTTTGAGGAAGGACTTAAAGAAGCACAAGCTGTAATAATTGTACTATCTGAAAATAGTATTAAAAAACCATGGGTTCAAGAAGAACTCAATGTAAGTGCTGTTAACAGAATCTCCAAAGGGACAAAAATTATCCCTATTGTTTTAGATGGATGCAACGTCCCTGAAGTTTTGAATTCTACCCTTTGGGAATCAATAACCAATACAAATTCATATGATACGAGCTTTAAACGTATTTTATCGTCAATATTTGGAGCGACTGACAAGCCAGCTTTGGGTGCAACTCCTGGACATGTCCAGAGCCGATACAATGAAATTGGTGGTTTAACAAAAGCAGATAATCTTATTCTCAAAGAATCGTGTGAATATGCCGTAAAAAACAATAAGATGTTTGTTGATCCAGAAAAAATCTTTGGAGATGGTAGCAAGCTTGGTTTTAGTCGAGATGAGATAAAGGACTGTATAGAAATTTTGGAAAGCAATGGTTATCTGGAGGTTTCCAGAACGTTAGGAGGTGGAGACGGCAAATATCATTGTAATTACAAAATCACGACCTTCGGTTTCGATCAATATGCAAAAGCCTATATTGCGGATTATTTAGAAGCGATAGAAAAAATTGTGAGCGCCATTGTAAATGAAAAAATACATAATAATTTTGATTTATCTTCAAAATTTAACCAACCATTAACAATGGGTGCGGCTCTTTTACGACATGTCTGA
- a CDS encoding DMT family transporter — protein MDTSKPQLNFHSSSEKIALIAACGAGVMWGTGALVVNILVGRYGFTPENVSFWRFVIGGVVLIGIFGRGVIWTRLRPLLLTVILAGTAMAGYVLLWFLGIEQMGPAVPTLIALCLPPVIVTIIGIARGQEVADLQLFLVLSGAIIGTVLIITQHGTTTADIDSHSTLLGVVFSIGSALLYAGFSMISGRISIALGAGQATTCLTVIAAIVMGLTALFKPLSWPTEFPPQAWFLYLGLVTAALALLAFSWGAARLKPTALTIATLLEPLTAVLLSALILGQHFGLLQWIGSSFLLLSIWGLNRRALEKSER, from the coding sequence ATGGATACTTCCAAACCACAATTGAATTTTCATTCTTCGTCTGAGAAGATAGCACTGATAGCAGCCTGTGGAGCAGGAGTAATGTGGGGAACAGGTGCACTCGTTGTCAATATACTTGTTGGCCGATATGGCTTCACGCCAGAGAACGTATCCTTCTGGCGATTTGTTATTGGTGGGGTTGTTCTCATTGGGATTTTTGGCCGTGGTGTAATTTGGACTCGACTACGCCCTCTACTACTAACGGTAATCCTTGCAGGTACTGCGATGGCTGGCTATGTATTGCTTTGGTTTCTTGGAATAGAGCAAATGGGACCTGCCGTTCCAACCCTTATTGCTCTCTGCCTTCCACCCGTGATCGTCACCATAATTGGGATAGCTCGTGGCCAAGAGGTAGCCGATTTACAACTTTTTCTTGTCCTCTCGGGGGCAATCATAGGCACCGTTTTGATCATCACCCAGCACGGTACTACAACGGCAGATATTGATTCGCACAGTACCTTGCTCGGAGTTGTGTTCTCGATTGGTTCAGCGTTATTGTACGCGGGCTTTTCCATGATCAGCGGGAGAATTTCAATAGCCCTTGGCGCTGGTCAAGCAACAACTTGTTTGACAGTTATTGCCGCTATTGTAATGGGTTTAACCGCTCTTTTCAAACCGCTTAGCTGGCCAACTGAATTCCCACCGCAAGCTTGGTTTCTATATCTTGGTTTGGTAACAGCAGCCCTTGCATTACTTGCTTTTAGTTGGGGGGCTGCACGTTTGAAACCTACTGCGCTTACCATAGCCACATTGCTTGAACCACTCACTGCCGTATTACTTTCGGCCTTAATACTGGGACAGCATTTCGGTTTGTTGCAATGGATAGGCAGTTCTTTCCTGCTACTTAGTATTTGGGGGCTTAATCGCAGGGCGTTAGAGAAAAGTGAGAGATAG
- a CDS encoding SMI1/KNR4 family protein — MMSTFEEIRNDYPDWEPAYPSDWPKPTLQEIENIQYDYGIKYPQEFIKFQLTECHITPMGDFAFDNFGWAESSLGPMENLRTIVEDAMQVEVPINLAPFKHDNGDYFCFTESGGVVLWDHNSNMVEQDQKYQWISFTEWLHKSFENE; from the coding sequence ATGATGAGTACATTTGAAGAAATAAGAAATGATTATCCAGATTGGGAGCCTGCTTATCCTTCAGATTGGCCTAAGCCTACACTGCAGGAAATCGAAAATATTCAGTACGATTATGGTATTAAATATCCTCAAGAATTTATCAAGTTTCAACTCACAGAATGCCACATCACCCCAATGGGTGACTTTGCATTTGACAATTTTGGTTGGGCTGAAAGCAGTCTTGGTCCGATGGAAAATCTTAGAACTATAGTTGAGGACGCTATGCAAGTTGAAGTTCCCATTAATTTGGCTCCCTTCAAACATGATAATGGTGACTATTTTTGTTTTACTGAATCAGGTGGAGTTGTACTATGGGATCACAATTCAAATATGGTTGAACAAGATCAAAAATATCAATGGATTTCATTCACAGAATGGTTGCACAAATCATTCGAAAATGAATGA